In Drosophila nasuta strain 15112-1781.00 chromosome 2R, ASM2355853v1, whole genome shotgun sequence, a single genomic region encodes these proteins:
- the LOC132786957 gene encoding RNA-binding protein Pasilla isoform X9 yields MLFARTQQQSPFEQQQQLTPPLQFQPSFSDTTFHMKILVPAVASGAIIGKGGETIASLQKDTGARVKMSKSHDFYPGTTERVCLITGSVEGIMTVVDFIMDKIREKPDLTTKIIDAESKQAQERDKQVKILVPNSTAGMIIGKGGAFIKQIKEESGSYVQISQKPKDVSLQERCITIIGDKENNKNACKMILSKIVEDPQSGTCLNVSYADVNGPVANFNPTGSPYATNQNAINSSTASLNSTLGTTIGGAATAASLLVNGTGINLSLNLGAPNPAPNLAVATQLLEHIKVAMRGAGYSETVTTEVCAALGVLAKYGVLGMGVGVGVTHANGAHPTLGNYLGVAALDQQTAAAASAANASNVFGAVGQVNLEQYAVAAAAAAAATRPTPSQLEVQFDAFRHLGSATAPATTPVSLNNNSFGLTGATGTVSSAQLGAAASIGGLSKSPTPGDLGAKDSKNVEVPEVIIGAVLGPNGRSLVEIQHVSGANVQISKKGIFAPGTRNRIVTITGQPSAIAKAQYLIEQKINEEETKRARQIPLTTVVN; encoded by the exons ATGTTGTTCGCTAGAACGCAGCAACAGTCGCCGTttgagcaacagcaacaactaacaCCGCCGCTTCAATTTCAACCGAGCTTCA GCGACACAACATTTCACATGAAGATTCTGGTGCCTGCGGTCGCCTCCGGGGCCATCATTGGCAAGGGTGGCGAGACAATTGCCTCGCTGCAGAAGGACACGGGTGCTAGAGTGAAGATGTCCAAGTCGCACGACTTTTATCCAG GTACAACTGAGCGCGTGTGCCTTATCACGGGCTCAGTGGAGGGCATCATGACCGTGGTGGACTTTATAATGGATAAGATACGTGAGAAGCCTGACTTGACCACAAAAATCATTGATGCGGAGTCCAAGCAGGCGCAGGAACGTGATAAGCAGGTCAAAATACTAGTGCCCAACTCTACGGCCGGCATGATAATTGGCAAGGGCGGCGCCTTCATCAAGCAGATTAAAGAGGAGAGCGGTTCCTATGTGCAGATCTCGCAGAAGCCGAAGGATGTGTCTCTCCAGGAGCGCTGCATCACCATCATTGGTGATAAGGAGAATAACAAGAATGCCTGCAAGATGATACTATCGAAGATAGTTGAGGATCCACAGTCGGGCACCTGCCTAAACGTATCCTATGCTGATGTGAATGGCCCCGTTGCTAACTTCAATCCAACTGGTTCTCCCTATGCCACAAATCAGAATGCCATTAACTCAAGCACAGCCTCATTGAACTCCACGCTGGGCACGACAATCGGTGGCGCGGCTACCGCAGCGAGCCTCTTGGTGAATGGCACTGGCATTAACCTATCACTGAACTTGGGTGCACCGAATCCGGCGCCCAATCTAGCAGTGGCCACACAGCTGCTGGAACACATCAAG GTTGCCATGCGGGGTGCTGGCTACTCGGAGACGGTCACCACTGAGGTGTGCGCTGCGCTGGGTGTGCTTGCAAAATACGGAGTGCTTGGCATGGGTGTAGGCGTGGGTGTTACACACGCCAACGGAGCACATCCGACGCTGGGCAATTATCTTGGCGTTGCGGCTCTGGATCAACAGACGGCAGCGGCGGCCTCAGCGGCCAATGCAAGCAACGTTTTTGGCGCTGTTGGCCAAGTCAATTTGGAGCAAtatgccgttgctgctgccgctgctgcagcggccACTCGTCCAACGCCGTCGCAGCTGGAGGTGCAATTCGATGCATTCCGTCATCTGGGATCGGCCACAGCTCCTGCGACAACTCCTGTTTcgctaaacaacaacagctttgGATTAACCGGTGCCACCGGAACGGTCAGCAGCGCGCAGTTAGGAGCTGCTGCATCGATAGGCGGACTTAGTAAGAGTCCTACTCCGGGAGATTTGGGTGCCAAGGATTCCAAGAACGTAGAGGTGCCCGAAGTGATTATCGGCGCTGTCTTAG GTCCAAACGGTCGTAGTTTAGTTGAAATCCAACATGTTTCTGGCGCAAATGTGCAAATTTCCAAAAAGGGCATATTCGCACCTGGCACTAGAAATCGCATTGTAACCATAACTGGTCAGCCGAGTGCCATTGCCAAAGCGCAGTATCTAATTGAACAGAAAATCAACGAGGAGGAGACAAAGAGAGCGCGTCAAATTCCATTAACTACTGTTGTGAATTAA
- the LOC132786957 gene encoding RNA-binding protein Pasilla isoform X4, whose product MMETQMQQISPNANVNTTLDTESSSTAVQHHEQEQEQQLQHHHQHQHQIENHETTAITASFKTVASCWCYGESVCSGIEVEIENNNNNHNHHGDTTFHMKILVPAVASGAIIGKGGETIASLQKDTGARVKMSKSHDFYPGTTERVCLITGSVEGIMTVVDFIMDKIREKPDLTTKIIDAESKQAQERDKQVKILVPNSTAGMIIGKGGAFIKQIKEESGSYVQISQKPKDVSLQERCITIIGDKENNKNACKMILSKIVEDPQSGTCLNVSYADVNGPVANFNPTGSPYATNQNAINSSTASLNSTLGTTIGGAATAASLLVNGTGINLSLNLGAPNPAPNLAVATQLLEHIKVAMRGAGYSETVTTEVCAALGVLAKYGVLGMGVGVGVTHANGAHPTLGNYLGVAALDQQTAAAASAANASNVFGAVGQVNLEQYAVAAAAAAAATRPTPSQLEVQFDAFRHLGSATAPATTPVSLNNNSFGLTGATGTVSSAQLGAAASIGGLSKSPTPGDLGAKDSKNVEVPEVIIGAVLGPNGRSLVEIQHVSGANVQISKKGIFAPGTRNRIVTITGQPSAIAKAQYLIEQKINEEETKRARQIPLTTVVN is encoded by the exons ATG ATGGAAACACAGATGCAACAAATCAGCCCAAATGCCAACGTCAATACAACCCTCGACACGGAGAGCTCGTCAACTGCAGTACAACACCatgagcaggagcaggagcagcagctacagcatcaccatcagcatcagcatcaaatTGAAAACCATGAGACAACGGCAATAACTGCCAGCTTTAAGACTGTTGCCTCCTGTTGGTGCTACG GTGAGTCAGTTTGTTCTGGAATTGaggttgaaattgaaaataataacaataatcataatcatcatg GCGACACAACATTTCACATGAAGATTCTGGTGCCTGCGGTCGCCTCCGGGGCCATCATTGGCAAGGGTGGCGAGACAATTGCCTCGCTGCAGAAGGACACGGGTGCTAGAGTGAAGATGTCCAAGTCGCACGACTTTTATCCAG GTACAACTGAGCGCGTGTGCCTTATCACGGGCTCAGTGGAGGGCATCATGACCGTGGTGGACTTTATAATGGATAAGATACGTGAGAAGCCTGACTTGACCACAAAAATCATTGATGCGGAGTCCAAGCAGGCGCAGGAACGTGATAAGCAGGTCAAAATACTAGTGCCCAACTCTACGGCCGGCATGATAATTGGCAAGGGCGGCGCCTTCATCAAGCAGATTAAAGAGGAGAGCGGTTCCTATGTGCAGATCTCGCAGAAGCCGAAGGATGTGTCTCTCCAGGAGCGCTGCATCACCATCATTGGTGATAAGGAGAATAACAAGAATGCCTGCAAGATGATACTATCGAAGATAGTTGAGGATCCACAGTCGGGCACCTGCCTAAACGTATCCTATGCTGATGTGAATGGCCCCGTTGCTAACTTCAATCCAACTGGTTCTCCCTATGCCACAAATCAGAATGCCATTAACTCAAGCACAGCCTCATTGAACTCCACGCTGGGCACGACAATCGGTGGCGCGGCTACCGCAGCGAGCCTCTTGGTGAATGGCACTGGCATTAACCTATCACTGAACTTGGGTGCACCGAATCCGGCGCCCAATCTAGCAGTGGCCACACAGCTGCTGGAACACATCAAG GTTGCCATGCGGGGTGCTGGCTACTCGGAGACGGTCACCACTGAGGTGTGCGCTGCGCTGGGTGTGCTTGCAAAATACGGAGTGCTTGGCATGGGTGTAGGCGTGGGTGTTACACACGCCAACGGAGCACATCCGACGCTGGGCAATTATCTTGGCGTTGCGGCTCTGGATCAACAGACGGCAGCGGCGGCCTCAGCGGCCAATGCAAGCAACGTTTTTGGCGCTGTTGGCCAAGTCAATTTGGAGCAAtatgccgttgctgctgccgctgctgcagcggccACTCGTCCAACGCCGTCGCAGCTGGAGGTGCAATTCGATGCATTCCGTCATCTGGGATCGGCCACAGCTCCTGCGACAACTCCTGTTTcgctaaacaacaacagctttgGATTAACCGGTGCCACCGGAACGGTCAGCAGCGCGCAGTTAGGAGCTGCTGCATCGATAGGCGGACTTAGTAAGAGTCCTACTCCGGGAGATTTGGGTGCCAAGGATTCCAAGAACGTAGAGGTGCCCGAAGTGATTATCGGCGCTGTCTTAG GTCCAAACGGTCGTAGTTTAGTTGAAATCCAACATGTTTCTGGCGCAAATGTGCAAATTTCCAAAAAGGGCATATTCGCACCTGGCACTAGAAATCGCATTGTAACCATAACTGGTCAGCCGAGTGCCATTGCCAAAGCGCAGTATCTAATTGAACAGAAAATCAACGAGGAGGAGACAAAGAGAGCGCGTCAAATTCCATTAACTACTGTTGTGAATTAA
- the LOC132786957 gene encoding RNA-binding protein Pasilla isoform X2, which translates to MESITNSVTGINTVIQQLLQHMDTDFYTSTATCQRQQRQKQKQPQQREQQMDYSAYQYQHSAFTRLAQLDHTNQYQTPHSKIVTNSATSPSPINNGGNSNSISNRNSISISNSSNSSSSGKSSIASSHHNATYSLAVFSYKQKQQHIQQQQHQQQQTFAHSQPILSNNQHHYRQMETQMQQISPNANVNTTLDTESSSTAVQHHEQEQEQQLQHHHQHQHQIENHETTAITASFKTVASCWCYGDTTFHMKILVPAVASGAIIGKGGETIASLQKDTGARVKMSKSHDFYPGTTERVCLITGSVEGIMTVVDFIMDKIREKPDLTTKIIDAESKQAQERDKQVKILVPNSTAGMIIGKGGAFIKQIKEESGSYVQISQKPKDVSLQERCITIIGDKENNKNACKMILSKIVEDPQSGTCLNVSYADVNGPVANFNPTGSPYATNQNAINSSTASLNSTLGTTIGGAATAASLLVNGTGINLSLNLGAPNPAPNLAVATQLLEHIKVAMRGAGYSETVTTEVCAALGVLAKYGVLGMGVGVGVTHANGAHPTLGNYLGVAALDQQTAAAASAANASNVFGAVGQVNLEQYAVAAAAAAAATRPTPSQLEVQFDAFRHLGSATAPATTPVSLNNNSFGLTGATGTVSSAQLGAAASIGGLSKSPTPGDLGAKDSKNVEVPEVIIGAVLGPNGRSLVEIQHVSGANVQISKKGIFAPGTRNRIVTITGQPSAIAKAQYLIEQKINEEETKRARQIPLTTVVN; encoded by the exons ATGGAAAGTATTACGAATAGTGTTACTGGAATAAACACTGTGATCCAACAGTTGTTGCAGCATATGGATACAGATTTTTATACAAGCACCGCAACCTGTCAACGacaacaaagacaaaaacaaaaacagccaCAACAGCGAGAACAGCAAATGGACTATTCTGCATACCAATATCAGCATTCAGCGTTCACTCGCTTGGCGCAATTAGATCATACTAATCAGTATCAAACACCGCATTCCAAGATAGTAACAAATTCAGCCACATCGCCTTCACCAATAAATAacggcggcaacagcaacagcatctccaacagaaacagcatcagcatcagcaacagcagcaacagcagcagcagcggcaaaagcAGCATTGCCAGTAGCCATCATAATGCTACATATTCATTAGCCGTTTTTAGCTATaagcaaaaacagcagcatatacagcaacagcaacatcaacagcaacagacatTTGCACATAGCCAACCAATTCTAAGCAATAATCAACATCACTATCGCCAGATGGAAACACAGATGCAACAAATCAGCCCAAATGCCAACGTCAATACAACCCTCGACACGGAGAGCTCGTCAACTGCAGTACAACACCatgagcaggagcaggagcagcagctacagcatcaccatcagcatcagcatcaaatTGAAAACCATGAGACAACGGCAATAACTGCCAGCTTTAAGACTGTTGCCTCCTGTTGGTGCTACG GCGACACAACATTTCACATGAAGATTCTGGTGCCTGCGGTCGCCTCCGGGGCCATCATTGGCAAGGGTGGCGAGACAATTGCCTCGCTGCAGAAGGACACGGGTGCTAGAGTGAAGATGTCCAAGTCGCACGACTTTTATCCAG GTACAACTGAGCGCGTGTGCCTTATCACGGGCTCAGTGGAGGGCATCATGACCGTGGTGGACTTTATAATGGATAAGATACGTGAGAAGCCTGACTTGACCACAAAAATCATTGATGCGGAGTCCAAGCAGGCGCAGGAACGTGATAAGCAGGTCAAAATACTAGTGCCCAACTCTACGGCCGGCATGATAATTGGCAAGGGCGGCGCCTTCATCAAGCAGATTAAAGAGGAGAGCGGTTCCTATGTGCAGATCTCGCAGAAGCCGAAGGATGTGTCTCTCCAGGAGCGCTGCATCACCATCATTGGTGATAAGGAGAATAACAAGAATGCCTGCAAGATGATACTATCGAAGATAGTTGAGGATCCACAGTCGGGCACCTGCCTAAACGTATCCTATGCTGATGTGAATGGCCCCGTTGCTAACTTCAATCCAACTGGTTCTCCCTATGCCACAAATCAGAATGCCATTAACTCAAGCACAGCCTCATTGAACTCCACGCTGGGCACGACAATCGGTGGCGCGGCTACCGCAGCGAGCCTCTTGGTGAATGGCACTGGCATTAACCTATCACTGAACTTGGGTGCACCGAATCCGGCGCCCAATCTAGCAGTGGCCACACAGCTGCTGGAACACATCAAG GTTGCCATGCGGGGTGCTGGCTACTCGGAGACGGTCACCACTGAGGTGTGCGCTGCGCTGGGTGTGCTTGCAAAATACGGAGTGCTTGGCATGGGTGTAGGCGTGGGTGTTACACACGCCAACGGAGCACATCCGACGCTGGGCAATTATCTTGGCGTTGCGGCTCTGGATCAACAGACGGCAGCGGCGGCCTCAGCGGCCAATGCAAGCAACGTTTTTGGCGCTGTTGGCCAAGTCAATTTGGAGCAAtatgccgttgctgctgccgctgctgcagcggccACTCGTCCAACGCCGTCGCAGCTGGAGGTGCAATTCGATGCATTCCGTCATCTGGGATCGGCCACAGCTCCTGCGACAACTCCTGTTTcgctaaacaacaacagctttgGATTAACCGGTGCCACCGGAACGGTCAGCAGCGCGCAGTTAGGAGCTGCTGCATCGATAGGCGGACTTAGTAAGAGTCCTACTCCGGGAGATTTGGGTGCCAAGGATTCCAAGAACGTAGAGGTGCCCGAAGTGATTATCGGCGCTGTCTTAG GTCCAAACGGTCGTAGTTTAGTTGAAATCCAACATGTTTCTGGCGCAAATGTGCAAATTTCCAAAAAGGGCATATTCGCACCTGGCACTAGAAATCGCATTGTAACCATAACTGGTCAGCCGAGTGCCATTGCCAAAGCGCAGTATCTAATTGAACAGAAAATCAACGAGGAGGAGACAAAGAGAGCGCGTCAAATTCCATTAACTACTGTTGTGAATTAA
- the LOC132786957 gene encoding RNA-binding protein Pasilla isoform X1 → MESITNSVTGINTVIQQLLQHMDTDFYTSTATCQRQQRQKQKQPQQREQQMDYSAYQYQHSAFTRLAQLDHTNQYQTPHSKIVTNSATSPSPINNGGNSNSISNRNSISISNSSNSSSSGKSSIASSHHNATYSLAVFSYKQKQQHIQQQQHQQQQTFAHSQPILSNNQHHYRQMETQMQQISPNANVNTTLDTESSSTAVQHHEQEQEQQLQHHHQHQHQIENHETTAITASFKTVASCWCYGESVCSGIEVEIENNNNNHNHHGDTTFHMKILVPAVASGAIIGKGGETIASLQKDTGARVKMSKSHDFYPGTTERVCLITGSVEGIMTVVDFIMDKIREKPDLTTKIIDAESKQAQERDKQVKILVPNSTAGMIIGKGGAFIKQIKEESGSYVQISQKPKDVSLQERCITIIGDKENNKNACKMILSKIVEDPQSGTCLNVSYADVNGPVANFNPTGSPYATNQNAINSSTASLNSTLGTTIGGAATAASLLVNGTGINLSLNLGAPNPAPNLAVATQLLEHIKVAMRGAGYSETVTTEVCAALGVLAKYGVLGMGVGVGVTHANGAHPTLGNYLGVAALDQQTAAAASAANASNVFGAVGQVNLEQYAVAAAAAAAATRPTPSQLEVQFDAFRHLGSATAPATTPVSLNNNSFGLTGATGTVSSAQLGAAASIGGLSKSPTPGDLGAKDSKNVEVPEVIIGAVLGPNGRSLVEIQHVSGANVQISKKGIFAPGTRNRIVTITGQPSAIAKAQYLIEQKINEEETKRARQIPLTTVVN, encoded by the exons ATGGAAAGTATTACGAATAGTGTTACTGGAATAAACACTGTGATCCAACAGTTGTTGCAGCATATGGATACAGATTTTTATACAAGCACCGCAACCTGTCAACGacaacaaagacaaaaacaaaaacagccaCAACAGCGAGAACAGCAAATGGACTATTCTGCATACCAATATCAGCATTCAGCGTTCACTCGCTTGGCGCAATTAGATCATACTAATCAGTATCAAACACCGCATTCCAAGATAGTAACAAATTCAGCCACATCGCCTTCACCAATAAATAacggcggcaacagcaacagcatctccaacagaaacagcatcagcatcagcaacagcagcaacagcagcagcagcggcaaaagcAGCATTGCCAGTAGCCATCATAATGCTACATATTCATTAGCCGTTTTTAGCTATaagcaaaaacagcagcatatacagcaacagcaacatcaacagcaacagacatTTGCACATAGCCAACCAATTCTAAGCAATAATCAACATCACTATCGCCAGATGGAAACACAGATGCAACAAATCAGCCCAAATGCCAACGTCAATACAACCCTCGACACGGAGAGCTCGTCAACTGCAGTACAACACCatgagcaggagcaggagcagcagctacagcatcaccatcagcatcagcatcaaatTGAAAACCATGAGACAACGGCAATAACTGCCAGCTTTAAGACTGTTGCCTCCTGTTGGTGCTACG GTGAGTCAGTTTGTTCTGGAATTGaggttgaaattgaaaataataacaataatcataatcatcatg GCGACACAACATTTCACATGAAGATTCTGGTGCCTGCGGTCGCCTCCGGGGCCATCATTGGCAAGGGTGGCGAGACAATTGCCTCGCTGCAGAAGGACACGGGTGCTAGAGTGAAGATGTCCAAGTCGCACGACTTTTATCCAG GTACAACTGAGCGCGTGTGCCTTATCACGGGCTCAGTGGAGGGCATCATGACCGTGGTGGACTTTATAATGGATAAGATACGTGAGAAGCCTGACTTGACCACAAAAATCATTGATGCGGAGTCCAAGCAGGCGCAGGAACGTGATAAGCAGGTCAAAATACTAGTGCCCAACTCTACGGCCGGCATGATAATTGGCAAGGGCGGCGCCTTCATCAAGCAGATTAAAGAGGAGAGCGGTTCCTATGTGCAGATCTCGCAGAAGCCGAAGGATGTGTCTCTCCAGGAGCGCTGCATCACCATCATTGGTGATAAGGAGAATAACAAGAATGCCTGCAAGATGATACTATCGAAGATAGTTGAGGATCCACAGTCGGGCACCTGCCTAAACGTATCCTATGCTGATGTGAATGGCCCCGTTGCTAACTTCAATCCAACTGGTTCTCCCTATGCCACAAATCAGAATGCCATTAACTCAAGCACAGCCTCATTGAACTCCACGCTGGGCACGACAATCGGTGGCGCGGCTACCGCAGCGAGCCTCTTGGTGAATGGCACTGGCATTAACCTATCACTGAACTTGGGTGCACCGAATCCGGCGCCCAATCTAGCAGTGGCCACACAGCTGCTGGAACACATCAAG GTTGCCATGCGGGGTGCTGGCTACTCGGAGACGGTCACCACTGAGGTGTGCGCTGCGCTGGGTGTGCTTGCAAAATACGGAGTGCTTGGCATGGGTGTAGGCGTGGGTGTTACACACGCCAACGGAGCACATCCGACGCTGGGCAATTATCTTGGCGTTGCGGCTCTGGATCAACAGACGGCAGCGGCGGCCTCAGCGGCCAATGCAAGCAACGTTTTTGGCGCTGTTGGCCAAGTCAATTTGGAGCAAtatgccgttgctgctgccgctgctgcagcggccACTCGTCCAACGCCGTCGCAGCTGGAGGTGCAATTCGATGCATTCCGTCATCTGGGATCGGCCACAGCTCCTGCGACAACTCCTGTTTcgctaaacaacaacagctttgGATTAACCGGTGCCACCGGAACGGTCAGCAGCGCGCAGTTAGGAGCTGCTGCATCGATAGGCGGACTTAGTAAGAGTCCTACTCCGGGAGATTTGGGTGCCAAGGATTCCAAGAACGTAGAGGTGCCCGAAGTGATTATCGGCGCTGTCTTAG GTCCAAACGGTCGTAGTTTAGTTGAAATCCAACATGTTTCTGGCGCAAATGTGCAAATTTCCAAAAAGGGCATATTCGCACCTGGCACTAGAAATCGCATTGTAACCATAACTGGTCAGCCGAGTGCCATTGCCAAAGCGCAGTATCTAATTGAACAGAAAATCAACGAGGAGGAGACAAAGAGAGCGCGTCAAATTCCATTAACTACTGTTGTGAATTAA
- the LOC132786957 gene encoding RNA-binding protein Pasilla isoform X12, with protein METQMQQISPNANVNTTLDTESSSTAVQHHEQEQEQQLQHHHQHQHQIENHETTAITASFKTVASCWCYGESVCSGIEVEIENNNNNHNHHGDTTFHMKILVPAVASGAIIGKGGETIASLQKDTGARVKMSKSHDFYPGTTERVCLITGSVEGIMTVVDFIMDKIREKPDLTTKIIDAESKQAQERDKQVKILVPNSTAGMIIGKGGAFIKQIKEESGSYVQISQKPKDVSLQERCITIIGDKENNKNACKMILSKIVEDPQSGTCLNVSYADVNGPVANFNPTGSPYATNQNAINSSTASLNSTLGTTIGGAATAASLLVNGTGINLSLNLGAPNPAPNLAVATQLLEHIKVAMRGAGYSETVTTEVCAALGVLAKYGVLGMGVGVGVTHANGAHPTLGNYLGVAALDQQTAAAASAANASNVFGAVGQVNLEQYAVAAAAAAAATRPTPSQLEVQFDAFRHLGSATAPATTPVSLNNNSFGLTGATGTVSSAQLGAAASIGGLSKSPTPGDLGAKDSKNVEVPEVIIGAVLGPNGRSLVEIQHVSGANVQISKKGIFAPGTRNRIVTITGQPSAIAKAQYLIEQKINEEETKRARQIPLTTVVN; from the exons ATGGAAACACAGATGCAACAAATCAGCCCAAATGCCAACGTCAATACAACCCTCGACACGGAGAGCTCGTCAACTGCAGTACAACACCatgagcaggagcaggagcagcagctacagcatcaccatcagcatcagcatcaaatTGAAAACCATGAGACAACGGCAATAACTGCCAGCTTTAAGACTGTTGCCTCCTGTTGGTGCTACG GTGAGTCAGTTTGTTCTGGAATTGaggttgaaattgaaaataataacaataatcataatcatcatg GCGACACAACATTTCACATGAAGATTCTGGTGCCTGCGGTCGCCTCCGGGGCCATCATTGGCAAGGGTGGCGAGACAATTGCCTCGCTGCAGAAGGACACGGGTGCTAGAGTGAAGATGTCCAAGTCGCACGACTTTTATCCAG GTACAACTGAGCGCGTGTGCCTTATCACGGGCTCAGTGGAGGGCATCATGACCGTGGTGGACTTTATAATGGATAAGATACGTGAGAAGCCTGACTTGACCACAAAAATCATTGATGCGGAGTCCAAGCAGGCGCAGGAACGTGATAAGCAGGTCAAAATACTAGTGCCCAACTCTACGGCCGGCATGATAATTGGCAAGGGCGGCGCCTTCATCAAGCAGATTAAAGAGGAGAGCGGTTCCTATGTGCAGATCTCGCAGAAGCCGAAGGATGTGTCTCTCCAGGAGCGCTGCATCACCATCATTGGTGATAAGGAGAATAACAAGAATGCCTGCAAGATGATACTATCGAAGATAGTTGAGGATCCACAGTCGGGCACCTGCCTAAACGTATCCTATGCTGATGTGAATGGCCCCGTTGCTAACTTCAATCCAACTGGTTCTCCCTATGCCACAAATCAGAATGCCATTAACTCAAGCACAGCCTCATTGAACTCCACGCTGGGCACGACAATCGGTGGCGCGGCTACCGCAGCGAGCCTCTTGGTGAATGGCACTGGCATTAACCTATCACTGAACTTGGGTGCACCGAATCCGGCGCCCAATCTAGCAGTGGCCACACAGCTGCTGGAACACATCAAG GTTGCCATGCGGGGTGCTGGCTACTCGGAGACGGTCACCACTGAGGTGTGCGCTGCGCTGGGTGTGCTTGCAAAATACGGAGTGCTTGGCATGGGTGTAGGCGTGGGTGTTACACACGCCAACGGAGCACATCCGACGCTGGGCAATTATCTTGGCGTTGCGGCTCTGGATCAACAGACGGCAGCGGCGGCCTCAGCGGCCAATGCAAGCAACGTTTTTGGCGCTGTTGGCCAAGTCAATTTGGAGCAAtatgccgttgctgctgccgctgctgcagcggccACTCGTCCAACGCCGTCGCAGCTGGAGGTGCAATTCGATGCATTCCGTCATCTGGGATCGGCCACAGCTCCTGCGACAACTCCTGTTTcgctaaacaacaacagctttgGATTAACCGGTGCCACCGGAACGGTCAGCAGCGCGCAGTTAGGAGCTGCTGCATCGATAGGCGGACTTAGTAAGAGTCCTACTCCGGGAGATTTGGGTGCCAAGGATTCCAAGAACGTAGAGGTGCCCGAAGTGATTATCGGCGCTGTCTTAG GTCCAAACGGTCGTAGTTTAGTTGAAATCCAACATGTTTCTGGCGCAAATGTGCAAATTTCCAAAAAGGGCATATTCGCACCTGGCACTAGAAATCGCATTGTAACCATAACTGGTCAGCCGAGTGCCATTGCCAAAGCGCAGTATCTAATTGAACAGAAAATCAACGAGGAGGAGACAAAGAGAGCGCGTCAAATTCCATTAACTACTGTTGTGAATTAA